One genomic segment of Nothobranchius furzeri strain GRZ-AD chromosome 10, NfurGRZ-RIMD1, whole genome shotgun sequence includes these proteins:
- the tcerg1b gene encoding transcription elongation regulator 1 isoform X2: MADQAETDTVGFNDNRIMQQAVQFRSPAPAAAPAQTPVLRGPPPLLRPPPPPFGMMRGPPPRPPFSRPPFDPNMPPIPPPGGMPPPIGPPHLQRPPFLPPPIGNLPPPPGMLFPPGMPPVPSSGNPTLSPAEEIWVENKTPDGKAYYYNARTRESSWSKPEGVKVIQQSELNPLLVAGPAAAGSGPSVGVTAAVSSSSGNTTASTAGAASPTQAPSSTPSHTLTSSPDPITTASPSVSIAATVVADHPPVATVTSTVAVSPVTVVTVSTVPSPVTAVQTVPLLPAALPHSVAQPTAAIPAFPPVMVPPFRVPLPGMHIPLPGVAMVQIVGAPCVKAGPSANGMLPGMGPPLVSMMHPQLTLSAAPASMAGSLQLPEWTEYKTADGKTYYYNNRTLESTWEKPQALVEKEKEAERAKERLTLEEAEAMEMEEEEHKLENSNIVKEPKEEEMTEEEKAAQKARPVATNPIPGTPWCVVWTGDDRVFFYNPTTRLSMWDRPEELIGRADVDKHIQEPPHKRGLEDSKKIGVLKEEPDMFTTAEDNQDEEPTKAKKRKKEEAKDTDSEKDAAMEAELRAARERAVVPLEARMTQFRDMLLERAVSAFSTWDKELHKIVFDPRYLLLNPKERKQVFDQYVKTRAEEERKEKKNKLMQAKDDFRRMMEDARLTPKTTFSEFAMKHGRDPRFKSIEKMKDREVIFIEFMTALRKREKEDSKSRGEKVKQDFYDLLSEQHIEGSQRWSKVKDRVETDPRYKAVESSALREELFKQFLEKQAKNVDIDKERELERQARIEASLREREREVQKARSEQTKEIDREREQHKREEAIQNFKALMSDMVRSSDAAWSDTRRNLRKDHRWESASLLEREEKEKLFNEHVEALAKKKKEQFRQLLDETITITLTTTWKEVKKVIKDDPRCIKFSSSDRKRQREFEDYIKDKYITAKADFRTLLKETKFITYRSRKLIQESEQHLKDVEKILQNDKRYLVLDCVPEERRKLIMFYIEDLDRRGPPPPPTASEPTRRSTK, from the exons ATGGCGGACCAGGCAGAGACCGATACTGTTGGGTTTAACGACAACAG GATAATGCAGCAGGCAGTGCAGTTTCGCAGCCCTGCCCCTGCCGCTGCACCCGCTCAGACCCCGGTGTTACGGGGACCTCCGCCCCTCCTCAGACCACCTCCACCACCGTTTGGAATGATGAGGGGACCCCCGCCAAGACCTCCATTCTCACGCCCACCCTTTGACCCCAACATGCCACCCATCCCACCACCAGGAGGCATGCCACCACCCATCGGACCTCCTCACCTCCAG AGACCTCCGTTTCTCCCCCCTCCTATTGGAAACTTGCCGCCTCCTCCTGGGATGTTGTTTCCTCCTGGAATGCCCCCTGTCCCTTCATCTGGAAACCCCACTCTCAGTCCTGCTGAGGAGATCTGGGTCGAGAACAAGACACCGGACGGAAAG GCATATTACTATAACGCTCGGACCAGGGAGTCATCCTGGAGTAAACCAGAAGGTGTGAAGGTCATCCAGCAGTCTGAACTCAACCCTCTCCTGGTAGCggggcctgcagctgcaggctcgGGGCCTAGTGTGGGTGTGACTGCAGCTGTCAGCTCCAGCAGCGGGAACACCACGGCCAGCACAGCCGGAGCAGCCTCTCCCACTCAAGCCCCATCCTCAACCCCATCCCACACGCTCACCTCCAGTCCTGACCCCATCACCACCGCTTCCCCCTCTGTGTCCATTGCAG CCACCGTCGTAGCAGACCACCCTCCTGTTGCCACAGTTACATCCACTGTTGCTGTGTCGCCGGTCACCGTGGTGACCGTTTCCACGGTGCCGTCACCTGTCACAGCCGTTCAGACTGTGCCACTGCTGCCTGCAGCTTTGCCTCACAGTGTGGCCCAGCCTACTGCAGCCATACCTGCCTTCCCCCCCGTCATGGTGCCACCGTTCCGGGTGCCTTTACCCGGCATGCACATTCCTCTGCCAG GTGTAGCAATGGTGCAGATAGTAGGTGCTCCCTGTGTAAAGGCAGGCCCCAGCGCCAACG GCATGCTCCCCGGCATGGGCCCGCCTTTAGTTTCTATGATGCACCCCCAGCTGACACTTTCGGCAGCTCCTGCTTCCATGGCCGGATCTTTGCAGCTTCCCGAGTGGACGGAGTACAAAACGGCTGACGGGAAGACGTACTACTACAACAACCGGACGCTGGAATCCACCTGGGAGAAACCGCAGGCCCTGGTGGAGAAAG AAAAAGAAGCAGAGAGGGCCAAAGAGCGACTGACCCTGGAAGAGGCTGAAGCAATGGAAATGGAGGAAGAGGAGCACAAACTGGAAAACTCTAATATTGTTAAAGAG CCTAAAGAAGAAGAGATGACGGAGGAGGAGAAGGCAGCTCAGAAAGCCCGTCCTGTAGCCACCAACCCGATCCCTGGAACACCCTG GTGTGTGGTGTGGACAGGAGACGACCGGGTTTTCTTCTACAACCCCACCACACGGCTTTCCATGTGGGATCGACCCGAAGAGCTGATTGGTCGAGCCGATGTGGATAAACACATTCAGGAACCGCCGCACAAAAGAGGCTTGGAGGACAGCAAGAAGATAG gcGTCCTTAAAGAAGAGCCTGATATGTTCACCACTGCTGAAGATAATCAGGACGAGGAGCCGACCAAAGCCAAAAAGAGAAA GAAGGAGGAGGCGAAGGACACAGATTCGGAGAAAGATGCAGCGATGgaggcagagctcagagctgccaGAGAAAGAGCTGTAGTGCCTCTAGAGGCCAGGATGACCCAGTTCAGAGACATGTTGCTGGAGAGAGCG GTGTCTGCATTCTCCACCTGGGACAAAGAGCTCCACAAGATTGTGTTTGACCCACGTTACCTTTTGCTCAATCCCAAAGAAAGAAAACAG GTGTTTGATCAGTATGTGAAGACACGAGCAGAGGAAgagaggaaggagaagaagaacaagCTGATGCAGGCCAAAGATGACTTCAGACGAATGATGGAGGACGCCCGGCTCACACCCAA AACAACATTTAGTGAGTTTGCTATGAAGCATGGCAGAGATCCACGATTTAAGAGCATAGAGAAGATGAAGGACAGAGAGGTCATCTTCATTGAATTCATGACCGCGCTGAGGAAGAGGGAGAAGGAGGACTCCAAATCCAGAGGAGAGAAG GTGAAACAAGACTTCTACGACCTCCTGAGCGAGCAGCACATAGAGGGAAGTCAGCGATGGAGCAAAGTGAAGGATAGAGTAGAGACGGATCCACGGTACAAGGCTGTAGAGAGTTCTGCACTCAGAGAAGAACTTTTTAAGCAGTTCTTGGAAAAACAAGCCAAG AATGTGGACATTGACAAGGAGCGAGAGCTGGAGCGGCAGGCTCGTATCGAAGCCAGCCTCCGGGAGAGGGAGCGGGAGGTCCAGAAGGCCAGATCGGAACAAACCAAAGAGATCGACCGAGAAAGGGAGCAGCACAAGAGGGAGGAGGCCATCCAGAATTTCAAAGCTCTCATGTCCGATATG GTACGTTCTTCAGATGCAGCGTGGTCAGATACTCGCCGCAACCTGCGGAAGGACCACCGCTGGGAGTCTGCCTCCCTTCTGGAgagagaggagaaggagaagcTGTTTAATGAACACGTGGAAGCACTGGCcaagaagaagaaggagcagTTCAGACAGCTGCTGGATGAGACCATCACG ATCACTTTGACAACTACATGGAAGGAAGTGAAGAAGGTCATCAAGGACGACCCACGATGTATTAAATTTTCCTCCAGTGACCGA AAGAGGCAGCGAGAGTTTGAAGACTACATCAAGGACAAATACATCACCGCCAAGGCCGACTTCAGAACTCTACTAAAGGAGACTAAATTCATCACATACAG GTCAAGAAAGCTGATCCAGGAGTCAGAGCAGCATCTGAAAGATGTGGAGAAGATCCTTCAGAATGACAAACGCTATCTGGTTCTGGACTGTGTCCCAGAGGAACGCAGGAAGCTCATCATGTTCTACATTGAAGATTTGGACCGCCGTGGCCCGCCGCCTCCACCCACTGCCTCAGAGCCAACCCGACGCTCTACAAAGTGA
- the tcerg1b gene encoding transcription elongation regulator 1 isoform X1, producing the protein MADQAETDTVGFNDNRIMQQAVQFRSPAPAAAPAQTPVLRGPPPLLRPPPPPFGMMRGPPPRPPFSRPPFDPNMPPIPPPGGMPPPIGPPHLQRPPFLPPPIGNLPPPPGMLFPPGMPPVPSSGNPTLSPAEEIWVENKTPDGKAYYYNARTRESSWSKPEGVKVIQQSELNPLLVAGPAAAGSGPSVGVTAAVSSSSGNTTASTAGAASPTQAPSSTPSHTLTSSPDPITTASPSVSIAATVVADHPPVATVTSTVAVSPVTVVTVSTVPSPVTAVQTVPLLPAALPHSVAQPTAAIPAFPPVMVPPFRVPLPGMHIPLPGVAMVQIVGAPCVKAGPSANGMLPGMGPPLVSMMHPQLTLSAAPASMAGSLQLPEWTEYKTADGKTYYYNNRTLESTWEKPQALVEKEKEAERAKERLTLEEAEAMEMEEEEHKLENSNIVKEEPKEEEMTEEEKAAQKARPVATNPIPGTPWCVVWTGDDRVFFYNPTTRLSMWDRPEELIGRADVDKHIQEPPHKRGLEDSKKIGVLKEEPDMFTTAEDNQDEEPTKAKKRKKEEAKDTDSEKDAAMEAELRAARERAVVPLEARMTQFRDMLLERAVSAFSTWDKELHKIVFDPRYLLLNPKERKQVFDQYVKTRAEEERKEKKNKLMQAKDDFRRMMEDARLTPKTTFSEFAMKHGRDPRFKSIEKMKDREVIFIEFMTALRKREKEDSKSRGEKVKQDFYDLLSEQHIEGSQRWSKVKDRVETDPRYKAVESSALREELFKQFLEKQAKNVDIDKERELERQARIEASLREREREVQKARSEQTKEIDREREQHKREEAIQNFKALMSDMVRSSDAAWSDTRRNLRKDHRWESASLLEREEKEKLFNEHVEALAKKKKEQFRQLLDETITITLTTTWKEVKKVIKDDPRCIKFSSSDRKRQREFEDYIKDKYITAKADFRTLLKETKFITYRSRKLIQESEQHLKDVEKILQNDKRYLVLDCVPEERRKLIMFYIEDLDRRGPPPPPTASEPTRRSTK; encoded by the exons ATGGCGGACCAGGCAGAGACCGATACTGTTGGGTTTAACGACAACAG GATAATGCAGCAGGCAGTGCAGTTTCGCAGCCCTGCCCCTGCCGCTGCACCCGCTCAGACCCCGGTGTTACGGGGACCTCCGCCCCTCCTCAGACCACCTCCACCACCGTTTGGAATGATGAGGGGACCCCCGCCAAGACCTCCATTCTCACGCCCACCCTTTGACCCCAACATGCCACCCATCCCACCACCAGGAGGCATGCCACCACCCATCGGACCTCCTCACCTCCAG AGACCTCCGTTTCTCCCCCCTCCTATTGGAAACTTGCCGCCTCCTCCTGGGATGTTGTTTCCTCCTGGAATGCCCCCTGTCCCTTCATCTGGAAACCCCACTCTCAGTCCTGCTGAGGAGATCTGGGTCGAGAACAAGACACCGGACGGAAAG GCATATTACTATAACGCTCGGACCAGGGAGTCATCCTGGAGTAAACCAGAAGGTGTGAAGGTCATCCAGCAGTCTGAACTCAACCCTCTCCTGGTAGCggggcctgcagctgcaggctcgGGGCCTAGTGTGGGTGTGACTGCAGCTGTCAGCTCCAGCAGCGGGAACACCACGGCCAGCACAGCCGGAGCAGCCTCTCCCACTCAAGCCCCATCCTCAACCCCATCCCACACGCTCACCTCCAGTCCTGACCCCATCACCACCGCTTCCCCCTCTGTGTCCATTGCAG CCACCGTCGTAGCAGACCACCCTCCTGTTGCCACAGTTACATCCACTGTTGCTGTGTCGCCGGTCACCGTGGTGACCGTTTCCACGGTGCCGTCACCTGTCACAGCCGTTCAGACTGTGCCACTGCTGCCTGCAGCTTTGCCTCACAGTGTGGCCCAGCCTACTGCAGCCATACCTGCCTTCCCCCCCGTCATGGTGCCACCGTTCCGGGTGCCTTTACCCGGCATGCACATTCCTCTGCCAG GTGTAGCAATGGTGCAGATAGTAGGTGCTCCCTGTGTAAAGGCAGGCCCCAGCGCCAACG GCATGCTCCCCGGCATGGGCCCGCCTTTAGTTTCTATGATGCACCCCCAGCTGACACTTTCGGCAGCTCCTGCTTCCATGGCCGGATCTTTGCAGCTTCCCGAGTGGACGGAGTACAAAACGGCTGACGGGAAGACGTACTACTACAACAACCGGACGCTGGAATCCACCTGGGAGAAACCGCAGGCCCTGGTGGAGAAAG AAAAAGAAGCAGAGAGGGCCAAAGAGCGACTGACCCTGGAAGAGGCTGAAGCAATGGAAATGGAGGAAGAGGAGCACAAACTGGAAAACTCTAATATTGTTAAAGAG GAGCCTAAAGAAGAAGAGATGACGGAGGAGGAGAAGGCAGCTCAGAAAGCCCGTCCTGTAGCCACCAACCCGATCCCTGGAACACCCTG GTGTGTGGTGTGGACAGGAGACGACCGGGTTTTCTTCTACAACCCCACCACACGGCTTTCCATGTGGGATCGACCCGAAGAGCTGATTGGTCGAGCCGATGTGGATAAACACATTCAGGAACCGCCGCACAAAAGAGGCTTGGAGGACAGCAAGAAGATAG gcGTCCTTAAAGAAGAGCCTGATATGTTCACCACTGCTGAAGATAATCAGGACGAGGAGCCGACCAAAGCCAAAAAGAGAAA GAAGGAGGAGGCGAAGGACACAGATTCGGAGAAAGATGCAGCGATGgaggcagagctcagagctgccaGAGAAAGAGCTGTAGTGCCTCTAGAGGCCAGGATGACCCAGTTCAGAGACATGTTGCTGGAGAGAGCG GTGTCTGCATTCTCCACCTGGGACAAAGAGCTCCACAAGATTGTGTTTGACCCACGTTACCTTTTGCTCAATCCCAAAGAAAGAAAACAG GTGTTTGATCAGTATGTGAAGACACGAGCAGAGGAAgagaggaaggagaagaagaacaagCTGATGCAGGCCAAAGATGACTTCAGACGAATGATGGAGGACGCCCGGCTCACACCCAA AACAACATTTAGTGAGTTTGCTATGAAGCATGGCAGAGATCCACGATTTAAGAGCATAGAGAAGATGAAGGACAGAGAGGTCATCTTCATTGAATTCATGACCGCGCTGAGGAAGAGGGAGAAGGAGGACTCCAAATCCAGAGGAGAGAAG GTGAAACAAGACTTCTACGACCTCCTGAGCGAGCAGCACATAGAGGGAAGTCAGCGATGGAGCAAAGTGAAGGATAGAGTAGAGACGGATCCACGGTACAAGGCTGTAGAGAGTTCTGCACTCAGAGAAGAACTTTTTAAGCAGTTCTTGGAAAAACAAGCCAAG AATGTGGACATTGACAAGGAGCGAGAGCTGGAGCGGCAGGCTCGTATCGAAGCCAGCCTCCGGGAGAGGGAGCGGGAGGTCCAGAAGGCCAGATCGGAACAAACCAAAGAGATCGACCGAGAAAGGGAGCAGCACAAGAGGGAGGAGGCCATCCAGAATTTCAAAGCTCTCATGTCCGATATG GTACGTTCTTCAGATGCAGCGTGGTCAGATACTCGCCGCAACCTGCGGAAGGACCACCGCTGGGAGTCTGCCTCCCTTCTGGAgagagaggagaaggagaagcTGTTTAATGAACACGTGGAAGCACTGGCcaagaagaagaaggagcagTTCAGACAGCTGCTGGATGAGACCATCACG ATCACTTTGACAACTACATGGAAGGAAGTGAAGAAGGTCATCAAGGACGACCCACGATGTATTAAATTTTCCTCCAGTGACCGA AAGAGGCAGCGAGAGTTTGAAGACTACATCAAGGACAAATACATCACCGCCAAGGCCGACTTCAGAACTCTACTAAAGGAGACTAAATTCATCACATACAG GTCAAGAAAGCTGATCCAGGAGTCAGAGCAGCATCTGAAAGATGTGGAGAAGATCCTTCAGAATGACAAACGCTATCTGGTTCTGGACTGTGTCCCAGAGGAACGCAGGAAGCTCATCATGTTCTACATTGAAGATTTGGACCGCCGTGGCCCGCCGCCTCCACCCACTGCCTCAGAGCCAACCCGACGCTCTACAAAGTGA
- the LOC107386753 gene encoding prenylcysteine oxidase-like: protein MGGFQLLVFAVVATIVWSAAGEPEAFHVDGAPPSKIAVVGAGIGGSATAHFLRQHFGPEVQVDVFEKGEVGGRLATVTVSNNDYESGGSIIHSLNLHMQEFVKQLGLKHRRTVAGKTAVYNGEEVILEETDWYLLDLFRLWWRYGISFIRLQMWVEEIMEKFMRIYKYQAHGYAFSSVEELLDSLGGSGFINMTRRPLSDSLLELGVSQRFIDEVIAPVMRVNYGQNVSIPAFVGAVSLAGAQNNLWSVEGGNKLVCSGLLKMANANLLKAEVRSISPISSGEALQYQLNFTTATGTGSELYDIVVLATPLQDGVGPGLQFQGFTPPSKQMPGDYHSTVATIVHGYLNTSIFGYPDPRLFPFASVLTTETPGLFFNSVASVCPVNISAGFRRKQPQEAGIYKVFSSQPLEKSQLKTLFRSYYSVQVTEWQAYPDYGSSQGLPPVELHPNLYYLNGIEWAGSAMEMSSVAAKNIALLAYHRWNKQTDMVDQSDLMHRIKTEL from the exons ATGGGCGGCTTCCAGCTCTTGGTCTTCGCAGTTGTTGCAACAATAGTTTGGTCGGCTGCTGGAGAACCAGAGGCATTCCATGTTGATGGAGCTCCGCCCTCAAAAATTG CGGTGGTTGGAGCAGGGATAGGAGGCAGCGCCACGGCCCATTTCCTCCGACAGCACTTTGGGCCAGAGGTGCAGGTGGACGTGTTTGAGAAGGGTGAGGTTGGAGGCCGTCTCGCCACCGTCACTGTCAGTAACAATGACTACGAGTCTGGAGGGTCGATTATACACTCCCTGAATCTCCACATGCAGGAGTTTGTCAAACAGTTAG GCCTTAAGCATCGCCGTACAGTGGCAGGAAAGACTGCTGTTTATAATGGAGAGGAGGTGATTTTGGAAGAGACGGATTGGTATTTGTTAGACTTGTTCCGCCTGTGGTGGCGCTATGGCATCAGCTTCATTCGGCTTCAAATGTGGGTGGAGGAAATTATGGAGAAATTCATGAG GATCTATAAGTACCAGGCCCACGGCTACGCCTTCAGCTCAGTGGAGGAGCTGCTGGACTCTCTGGGAGGCAGTGGCTTCATCAACATGACCAGGAGGCCACTTTCAGATTCGCTGCTGGAGCTGGGCGTGTCGCAGCGCTTCATCGATGAGGTCATCGCACCTGTCATGAGGGTCAACTATGGACAGAATGTCAGCATCCCTGCTTTTGTAG gcGCCGTTTCTTTAGCAGGAGCCCAGAACAACCTGTGGTCAGTGGAAGGAGGCAACAAGCTTGTGTGTTCTGGTTTATTGAAGATGGCCAACGCTAATCTACTGAAGGCAGAAGTTCGATCCATCTCCCCCATCTCCTCAG GCGAGGCTCTCCAGTACCAGCTGAACTTCACCACGGCAACAGGAACGGGATCGGAACTGTATGACATCGTCGTGTTGGCGACGCCTCTCCAGGACGGTGTCGGTCCTGGACTCCAGTTCCAAGGTTTCACGCCTCCCTCCAAACAGATGCCCGGCGATTATCACAGCACAGTGGCAACGATTGTCCACGGTTACCTCAACACCTCCATCTTCGGCTACCCGGATCCCCGCCTGTTCCCCTTTGCCAGCGTCCTGACAACCGAGACGCCGGGGCTGTTTTTCAACAGCGTGGCCAGCGTCTGCCCCGTCAACATCTCAGCGGGATTTCGCCGCAAGCAGCCGCAAGAGGCTGGAATCTACAAAGTGTTTTCCTCTCAACCGCTGGAAAAGTCACAGCTCAAAACACTCTTCAG GTCGTACTATTCGGTGCAGGTGACCGAGTGGCAGGCTTATCCCGACTACGGCAGCAGCCAGGGCCTGCCTCCGGTGGAGCTGCACCCTAATCTTTATTACCTTAATGGCATCGAGTGGGCTGGCAGCGCCATGGAGATGAGCTCAGTGGCTGCTAAGAACATCGCCCTGCTGGCGTACCACCGCTGGAACAAACAAACAGACATGGTGGATCAGAGCGATTTGATGCACAGGATCAAGACGGAGCTCTGA
- the tcerg1b gene encoding transcription elongation regulator 1 isoform X3: MADQAETDTVGFNDNRIMQQAVQFRSPAPAAAPAQTPVLRGPPPLLRPPPPPFGMMRGPPPRPPFSRPPFDPNMPPIPPPGGMPPPIGPPHLQRPPFLPPPIGNLPPPPGMLFPPGMPPVPSSGNPTLSPAEEIWVENKTPDGKAYYYNARTRESSWSKPEGVKVIQQSELNPLLVAGPAAAGSGPSVGVTAAVSSSSGNTTASTAGAASPTQAPSSTPSHTLTSSPDPITTASPSVSIAATVVADHPPVATVTSTVAVSPVTVVTVSTVPSPVTAVQTVPLLPAALPHSVAQPTAAIPAFPPVMVPPFRVPLPGMHIPLPGMLPGMGPPLVSMMHPQLTLSAAPASMAGSLQLPEWTEYKTADGKTYYYNNRTLESTWEKPQALVEKEKEAERAKERLTLEEAEAMEMEEEEHKLENSNIVKEEPKEEEMTEEEKAAQKARPVATNPIPGTPWCVVWTGDDRVFFYNPTTRLSMWDRPEELIGRADVDKHIQEPPHKRGLEDSKKIGVLKEEPDMFTTAEDNQDEEPTKAKKRKKEEAKDTDSEKDAAMEAELRAARERAVVPLEARMTQFRDMLLERAVSAFSTWDKELHKIVFDPRYLLLNPKERKQVFDQYVKTRAEEERKEKKNKLMQAKDDFRRMMEDARLTPKTTFSEFAMKHGRDPRFKSIEKMKDREVIFIEFMTALRKREKEDSKSRGEKVKQDFYDLLSEQHIEGSQRWSKVKDRVETDPRYKAVESSALREELFKQFLEKQAKNVDIDKERELERQARIEASLREREREVQKARSEQTKEIDREREQHKREEAIQNFKALMSDMVRSSDAAWSDTRRNLRKDHRWESASLLEREEKEKLFNEHVEALAKKKKEQFRQLLDETITITLTTTWKEVKKVIKDDPRCIKFSSSDRKRQREFEDYIKDKYITAKADFRTLLKETKFITYRSRKLIQESEQHLKDVEKILQNDKRYLVLDCVPEERRKLIMFYIEDLDRRGPPPPPTASEPTRRSTK, translated from the exons ATGGCGGACCAGGCAGAGACCGATACTGTTGGGTTTAACGACAACAG GATAATGCAGCAGGCAGTGCAGTTTCGCAGCCCTGCCCCTGCCGCTGCACCCGCTCAGACCCCGGTGTTACGGGGACCTCCGCCCCTCCTCAGACCACCTCCACCACCGTTTGGAATGATGAGGGGACCCCCGCCAAGACCTCCATTCTCACGCCCACCCTTTGACCCCAACATGCCACCCATCCCACCACCAGGAGGCATGCCACCACCCATCGGACCTCCTCACCTCCAG AGACCTCCGTTTCTCCCCCCTCCTATTGGAAACTTGCCGCCTCCTCCTGGGATGTTGTTTCCTCCTGGAATGCCCCCTGTCCCTTCATCTGGAAACCCCACTCTCAGTCCTGCTGAGGAGATCTGGGTCGAGAACAAGACACCGGACGGAAAG GCATATTACTATAACGCTCGGACCAGGGAGTCATCCTGGAGTAAACCAGAAGGTGTGAAGGTCATCCAGCAGTCTGAACTCAACCCTCTCCTGGTAGCggggcctgcagctgcaggctcgGGGCCTAGTGTGGGTGTGACTGCAGCTGTCAGCTCCAGCAGCGGGAACACCACGGCCAGCACAGCCGGAGCAGCCTCTCCCACTCAAGCCCCATCCTCAACCCCATCCCACACGCTCACCTCCAGTCCTGACCCCATCACCACCGCTTCCCCCTCTGTGTCCATTGCAG CCACCGTCGTAGCAGACCACCCTCCTGTTGCCACAGTTACATCCACTGTTGCTGTGTCGCCGGTCACCGTGGTGACCGTTTCCACGGTGCCGTCACCTGTCACAGCCGTTCAGACTGTGCCACTGCTGCCTGCAGCTTTGCCTCACAGTGTGGCCCAGCCTACTGCAGCCATACCTGCCTTCCCCCCCGTCATGGTGCCACCGTTCCGGGTGCCTTTACCCGGCATGCACATTCCTCTGCCAG GCATGCTCCCCGGCATGGGCCCGCCTTTAGTTTCTATGATGCACCCCCAGCTGACACTTTCGGCAGCTCCTGCTTCCATGGCCGGATCTTTGCAGCTTCCCGAGTGGACGGAGTACAAAACGGCTGACGGGAAGACGTACTACTACAACAACCGGACGCTGGAATCCACCTGGGAGAAACCGCAGGCCCTGGTGGAGAAAG AAAAAGAAGCAGAGAGGGCCAAAGAGCGACTGACCCTGGAAGAGGCTGAAGCAATGGAAATGGAGGAAGAGGAGCACAAACTGGAAAACTCTAATATTGTTAAAGAG GAGCCTAAAGAAGAAGAGATGACGGAGGAGGAGAAGGCAGCTCAGAAAGCCCGTCCTGTAGCCACCAACCCGATCCCTGGAACACCCTG GTGTGTGGTGTGGACAGGAGACGACCGGGTTTTCTTCTACAACCCCACCACACGGCTTTCCATGTGGGATCGACCCGAAGAGCTGATTGGTCGAGCCGATGTGGATAAACACATTCAGGAACCGCCGCACAAAAGAGGCTTGGAGGACAGCAAGAAGATAG gcGTCCTTAAAGAAGAGCCTGATATGTTCACCACTGCTGAAGATAATCAGGACGAGGAGCCGACCAAAGCCAAAAAGAGAAA GAAGGAGGAGGCGAAGGACACAGATTCGGAGAAAGATGCAGCGATGgaggcagagctcagagctgccaGAGAAAGAGCTGTAGTGCCTCTAGAGGCCAGGATGACCCAGTTCAGAGACATGTTGCTGGAGAGAGCG GTGTCTGCATTCTCCACCTGGGACAAAGAGCTCCACAAGATTGTGTTTGACCCACGTTACCTTTTGCTCAATCCCAAAGAAAGAAAACAG GTGTTTGATCAGTATGTGAAGACACGAGCAGAGGAAgagaggaaggagaagaagaacaagCTGATGCAGGCCAAAGATGACTTCAGACGAATGATGGAGGACGCCCGGCTCACACCCAA AACAACATTTAGTGAGTTTGCTATGAAGCATGGCAGAGATCCACGATTTAAGAGCATAGAGAAGATGAAGGACAGAGAGGTCATCTTCATTGAATTCATGACCGCGCTGAGGAAGAGGGAGAAGGAGGACTCCAAATCCAGAGGAGAGAAG GTGAAACAAGACTTCTACGACCTCCTGAGCGAGCAGCACATAGAGGGAAGTCAGCGATGGAGCAAAGTGAAGGATAGAGTAGAGACGGATCCACGGTACAAGGCTGTAGAGAGTTCTGCACTCAGAGAAGAACTTTTTAAGCAGTTCTTGGAAAAACAAGCCAAG AATGTGGACATTGACAAGGAGCGAGAGCTGGAGCGGCAGGCTCGTATCGAAGCCAGCCTCCGGGAGAGGGAGCGGGAGGTCCAGAAGGCCAGATCGGAACAAACCAAAGAGATCGACCGAGAAAGGGAGCAGCACAAGAGGGAGGAGGCCATCCAGAATTTCAAAGCTCTCATGTCCGATATG GTACGTTCTTCAGATGCAGCGTGGTCAGATACTCGCCGCAACCTGCGGAAGGACCACCGCTGGGAGTCTGCCTCCCTTCTGGAgagagaggagaaggagaagcTGTTTAATGAACACGTGGAAGCACTGGCcaagaagaagaaggagcagTTCAGACAGCTGCTGGATGAGACCATCACG ATCACTTTGACAACTACATGGAAGGAAGTGAAGAAGGTCATCAAGGACGACCCACGATGTATTAAATTTTCCTCCAGTGACCGA AAGAGGCAGCGAGAGTTTGAAGACTACATCAAGGACAAATACATCACCGCCAAGGCCGACTTCAGAACTCTACTAAAGGAGACTAAATTCATCACATACAG GTCAAGAAAGCTGATCCAGGAGTCAGAGCAGCATCTGAAAGATGTGGAGAAGATCCTTCAGAATGACAAACGCTATCTGGTTCTGGACTGTGTCCCAGAGGAACGCAGGAAGCTCATCATGTTCTACATTGAAGATTTGGACCGCCGTGGCCCGCCGCCTCCACCCACTGCCTCAGAGCCAACCCGACGCTCTACAAAGTGA